From the Oleiphilus messinensis genome, one window contains:
- a CDS encoding SlyX family protein, with translation MNDKTSKNEHNSTGTNLETRLVALEERVAFQEDYIDALNQTVSIQDTEIKKLWSANRILKQQLDRLQQDDGSSDNTPPPHY, from the coding sequence ATGAATGACAAAACGTCAAAAAACGAACACAACTCCACCGGCACCAATCTGGAAACCCGATTGGTGGCACTTGAGGAGCGCGTAGCGTTTCAGGAAGATTATATCGATGCACTCAACCAGACTGTGAGCATTCAGGATACGGAGATCAAAAAACTGTGGTCTGCAAATCGAATACTAAAGCAGCAACTCGATCGACTCCAACAAGACGACGGGAGCAGCGATAACACCCCCCCACCTCATTACTAG
- a CDS encoding cold-shock protein — protein MDSKFTKRILTSLLLAIPSPLVLGGLITILTNAFWLNPSLSENQQGIAGLVALLGSADGIIAYLIAVCLFGGVAFIALNLSAVPADDFTDFPDEEDGDRESGTVKWFNVSKGFGFITRDSGEEIFVHFRSIRGRGHRSLRQGQRVRFSVSQGEKGLQADNVSVAKG, from the coding sequence ATGGACAGCAAGTTCACTAAGCGAATATTAACATCATTGCTTCTGGCGATACCTTCGCCATTGGTGTTGGGTGGGCTCATTACAATTCTAACAAACGCATTTTGGCTGAATCCTTCTTTGTCAGAGAATCAACAGGGTATCGCCGGCTTGGTTGCCCTTTTGGGTAGTGCTGATGGCATTATTGCGTATTTGATCGCGGTATGTTTGTTCGGAGGGGTTGCGTTTATTGCATTAAATTTGAGTGCAGTTCCTGCGGATGACTTTACGGATTTCCCGGATGAGGAAGATGGAGATAGAGAGTCGGGTACCGTGAAATGGTTCAATGTCAGCAAAGGCTTTGGTTTCATCACGCGAGATAGTGGCGAGGAAATTTTTGTGCATTTTCGTTCTATTCGTGGAAGAGGGCATCGGAGTCTTCGACAGGGGCAGCGAGTGCGCTTCTCTGTCAGCCAGGGAGAGAAAGGTTTGCAGGCTGATAATGTCTCGGTGGCTAAAGGTTAG
- a CDS encoding mannose-1-phosphate guanylyltransferase/mannose-6-phosphate isomerase → MIFPIILSGGSGTRLWPLSRQAHPKQFLNLVDDNSLLGNTIVRLEAIDQIEKLMVVCNEDHRFMVAGVLQQQDKLQNASILLEPMAKNTAPAIALAAHAIVKENPEAVMLVLPADHVIKQASVFAEAVKTGKLAAEQGKLVTFGVVPDCPHTGYGYIRSKASDSAWSAVEEFVEKPDQETAERYLKNGNYYWNSGMFMFRADVYLKELERFSPDMVDATCRALENSKLDLDFTRIDSDSFAQSPEDSIDYAVMEKTEQAVVVPLDAGWSDVGSWSALWEIHDQDAHGNVCRGDVIIEDVNNSFIHSESRLVAAIGLDDHVIVETDDVVLVSDKSRVQDVKRLVEKVKQQDRKEHQFHKKVHRPWGTYEGISASERFQVKRITVNPGQKLSLQKHHHRAEHWVVVRGTAVVVRGDEEILLTEDQSTYIPLGVVHRLANPGVIPLEIIEVQTGSYLGEDDIVRFDDHYGRS, encoded by the coding sequence TTGATATTTCCCATTATTCTGTCAGGTGGCTCGGGGACTCGCCTGTGGCCTCTTTCTCGTCAGGCTCACCCCAAGCAATTCCTGAATCTGGTTGATGATAACTCTTTGTTGGGTAATACCATAGTTCGGCTGGAAGCCATTGATCAAATCGAAAAATTGATGGTGGTTTGCAATGAGGACCACCGTTTTATGGTTGCGGGTGTATTGCAGCAACAGGATAAACTTCAAAACGCGTCCATTTTGTTGGAACCCATGGCCAAGAACACGGCGCCGGCGATTGCATTGGCTGCCCACGCAATCGTTAAGGAGAACCCTGAAGCGGTGATGCTGGTGTTGCCTGCAGATCATGTTATTAAACAGGCTTCGGTGTTTGCGGAGGCGGTAAAGACAGGTAAGCTGGCTGCAGAACAGGGCAAGCTGGTAACGTTTGGTGTTGTCCCTGATTGTCCCCACACAGGCTATGGCTATATTCGTTCCAAAGCTTCCGATTCTGCTTGGTCAGCAGTCGAGGAATTTGTCGAAAAACCTGATCAGGAGACAGCAGAACGTTACCTCAAAAATGGCAACTATTACTGGAACAGTGGCATGTTTATGTTTCGGGCAGATGTCTATCTCAAGGAGCTAGAAAGGTTTTCACCTGACATGGTTGATGCAACCTGTCGTGCCCTGGAAAACAGTAAGCTGGATCTTGATTTTACCCGAATTGATTCGGATAGCTTTGCGCAATCACCAGAAGACTCTATTGATTATGCCGTGATGGAGAAAACCGAGCAGGCGGTTGTTGTGCCATTGGATGCGGGCTGGAGTGATGTGGGCTCTTGGTCGGCATTGTGGGAAATTCATGACCAGGATGCCCATGGTAATGTGTGTCGGGGTGATGTGATCATTGAAGACGTGAATAATAGTTTTATTCATTCTGAGTCCCGTCTGGTTGCAGCAATTGGCTTGGATGACCATGTTATCGTTGAAACGGATGATGTTGTGCTGGTTTCGGATAAGTCACGGGTTCAGGATGTGAAACGCCTGGTCGAGAAAGTTAAGCAGCAGGATCGCAAGGAGCATCAGTTTCACAAGAAAGTTCATCGCCCCTGGGGGACCTATGAAGGAATTTCCGCCAGTGAGCGTTTTCAGGTCAAGCGTATCACGGTGAATCCGGGCCAAAAGCTGTCATTGCAAAAGCACCATCATCGCGCTGAGCATTGGGTTGTGGTTCGGGGAACCGCAGTGGTTGTTCGGGGTGATGAAGAAATATTGCTGACGGAAGACCAGTCAACCTATATCCCTCTGGGGGTGGTTCACCGTCTGGCGAACCCGGGTGTGATTCCGCTGGAAATTATTGAAGTCCAAACCGGATCATATCTCGGAGAGGATGATATCGTCCGCTTTGATGATCATTATGGCAGAAGTTGA